The proteins below are encoded in one region of Sphingopyxis sp. YR583:
- a CDS encoding nucleotidyltransferase domain-containing protein: MSAVQSFVDLLSGRCDPVALVPRDWDGVIGVARSEAMLATLAHHLADADLPPTVAALFADQRAAAKVAQTQALWEAEMARRALAPAGIEFVLLKGAAYAAVDMACAAGRQIGDLDILVLAHDIRRAENDLLKAGWEWVKSDPYDDAYYRQHMHELPPMIHKVRDRMIDVHHTILPRTHRITPDALALVSEAVSSRAGFAVLNPADMACHCAAHMLADGDLQGGLRNLWDFHSMTRDFAAADPGYWGKLDARADLHGLRIPVHRAARLARDLYGATLPQGWDLQDPADVWFRRRLLARDDWGRVTQLLLDQAFYIRSHWLRMPPAMLARHLWTKWRKR, translated from the coding sequence GTGAGCGCAGTCCAAAGCTTCGTCGACCTGCTTTCCGGACGTTGCGATCCGGTCGCGCTGGTGCCGCGCGATTGGGACGGTGTGATCGGCGTTGCGCGCAGCGAGGCGATGCTGGCGACGCTCGCGCATCATCTGGCCGATGCCGACCTCCCGCCCACCGTCGCCGCGCTGTTTGCCGACCAGCGTGCGGCTGCCAAGGTCGCACAGACGCAGGCTTTGTGGGAGGCCGAGATGGCGCGCCGTGCGCTGGCGCCGGCGGGGATCGAATTCGTGCTGCTGAAAGGCGCGGCCTATGCCGCCGTGGACATGGCCTGCGCCGCCGGGCGCCAGATCGGCGATCTCGACATATTGGTCCTCGCGCACGACATCCGCCGCGCCGAAAATGACCTGCTCAAGGCGGGATGGGAGTGGGTGAAGTCGGACCCGTATGACGATGCCTATTACCGCCAGCATATGCATGAACTGCCGCCGATGATCCACAAGGTCCGCGACCGGATGATCGACGTGCATCACACGATCCTGCCGCGCACCCACCGGATCACCCCCGACGCGCTGGCGCTGGTCAGCGAGGCGGTGAGCAGCCGTGCGGGGTTCGCGGTTCTGAACCCCGCCGATATGGCGTGCCATTGCGCGGCGCATATGCTCGCCGACGGCGATCTGCAGGGCGGGCTACGCAATCTGTGGGATTTCCACTCGATGACGCGCGATTTCGCGGCCGCCGATCCGGGCTATTGGGGCAAGCTTGACGCCCGTGCGGACCTTCACGGATTGCGCATCCCCGTGCATCGCGCGGCGCGGCTGGCGCGCGATCTTTATGGGGCGACGCTGCCCCAGGGGTGGGATCTGCAGGATCCTGCCGACGTCTGGTTTCGCCGACGCCTTCTCGCGCGCGACGACTGGGGGCGCGTCACGCAGCTGCTTCTCGATCAGGCCTTCTATATCCGCTCGCACTGGCTGCGGATGCCGCCCGCGATGCTCGCGAGGCATCTCTGGACGAAGTGGCGCAAGCGCTAG
- a CDS encoding HAD-IA family hydrolase, translated as MNGFPFAIVGFDLDGTLLDTLGDLAAAVNHALARMDRAPLSTDAVRPMIGRGAKHMLEEGLRASGGVPDGAVERLYPELLDFYSEHIAVHTQPFPGVIAALDRLDAMGIKTAVVTNKAEHLARLLLAEFDMTDRMATIIGGDTLGVRKPSPEPIHAMVERCGGGRAAFVGDSIYDVMAAKNAGVPSVAVSFGFLDRRAPELGADHVIDHYDELVPLLATL; from the coding sequence ATGAACGGATTTCCTTTTGCGATCGTCGGCTTCGACCTCGACGGCACCTTGCTCGACACGCTCGGCGACCTCGCCGCCGCGGTAAACCACGCGCTTGCACGGATGGACCGCGCGCCGCTGAGCACCGACGCCGTGCGGCCGATGATCGGACGCGGCGCGAAGCATATGCTCGAGGAAGGCCTGCGCGCGTCGGGCGGCGTCCCCGACGGCGCGGTCGAGCGGCTCTACCCCGAACTACTGGACTTTTACAGCGAGCATATTGCGGTCCACACCCAGCCCTTCCCCGGCGTGATCGCCGCGCTCGACCGGCTCGACGCGATGGGAATCAAAACCGCGGTCGTCACCAACAAGGCCGAGCATCTCGCGCGCCTGTTGCTCGCCGAATTCGATATGACCGATCGCATGGCGACAATCATCGGCGGCGACACGCTGGGCGTCCGCAAGCCGTCGCCCGAACCAATCCATGCCATGGTCGAACGATGCGGTGGTGGGCGCGCGGCGTTCGTTGGTGACAGTATCTATGACGTCATGGCGGCGAAGAACGCGGGCGTGCCGAGTGTCGCGGTCAGTTTCGGCTTCCTCGATCGACGCGCACCCGAGCTTGGCGCCGATCATGTGATCGACCATTATGACGAACTGGTGCCGCTGCTCGCGACGCTCTAG